In Cicer arietinum cultivar CDC Frontier isolate Library 1 chromosome 7, Cicar.CDCFrontier_v2.0, whole genome shotgun sequence, the genomic window GGCATTGCGTTTGTTTTATTAGTAGCAGTAGATGATGATGTTTTGCAAATAAAGCTATGCAATCTCAACAGTGCTTATTTAattactagtttttttttttttacaaattatttagttttttgtttttgtttgaggGAGACAAATTATTTAGTTACTAGTTAGGTAGCTATATATTCAAAGGGTTGTTATAAACAGTTAGGGAGTTATTTctctaaaattatttctttttctaatgttacattttattttatttataagttaaAGTGATGTCACTTACTCTACAAAAAAAGTGATGTCACATAAAAGGaacacttttataaatataaaattgcacgatatttttatgatataatttCTTTGGAATAATTTAGTTATTATCCATCATATTTCAAAACATATTCTCTCCACCCACATTTTATATGTTAGAGAAATTAAATGGTGTTTTCACAATCGATTAAATGTAAACACACGTCCAATTCAAAGTCACAAGACTTTGTTACTCatgtttaaattttacaatgaaaagagttaaaattatacttactgtttaaattttacaatgcgaAGAGTTAAAATTATACGTTAAAGGTGATTGAAGAGGTTCCAAACAAATACCAAATCTAAAGTTAAGACAAGTCCACTTGtttttttcttgacaaattttcataaatgtaattttttttatgcctAAGTTTGTTAAACAAGCGGTAGCAAAAACATTCTAACAACATTAATCAAAAGTTGAAACTAGTTTATATCTTTTCatgaaaaatcaaattattaagtaatttttttaaatattaataattaattgttaattttattagaaaGAAAAGTTGAACTCGTGATTTTTTTACAACGTCAACTCCTCCAAAACACCAATttagtaattataattttttttagtatttatatatatgaccgctgtcctttcttttttttttttttatattgttatgtCTATAGTACTGACACAATTATGATTatagtttaatatataaaaaattaaaaaaagtctaAATGAAAGTTTTACGTGAAACTTAATACTATTACTTTTGTATTAACAAAATTCTTATCCACATATCAGGCTAACATCATCCTCTGAATTAGCtgaattatttgtattttaataaaagGTAAAGTCTGTATCAGATCGAAGCAAGAAAAAAGGTAAAATACTCAGTAGTCCGTCAACTTAGTTTATAGAGTCAATGGTATTTGTTTACAACTTTGATTCCTAAAAATGTTCATATAGTGGtccaatttaatttaaaaattgagttaatGGAGGTTACGATCAGATGAACAATGTGCCCCATGCATTATAAATTGAACATGTGGCAATTAGCTTGTTTTATTACATGGTAGATGCCGTCAATAGGCGAATGAAATTATTGTGTAAATCTCAATAAGTCTATAATGTTCTGGTGAAAATTGCTATGGATCGCAGTAcactattttaatttgtaattacatTTCTATGCATAAGAATTTGCCTTTCCGTGACGATACCTTATAAGTCACAGTACTTGTAGACTTGTAGTGTCATTCTTCCCAAATTAATCAAGTTTGACAAAAACAAACATCGCTTATTGAAAATTTTGCCAGTGAAATAATGCGATGGGTACTTTCTGTTCAATGTTTACCAATAATATGCATACAAAATTTTACATTATAACTCTCAACTCAGAAGTATGAACAGGTAGGTATATACTTAATTATATTGTATGGCTTGCATCTAAGTTCATTTAGCGTGAAGCATATATACAAAGAATGTGACTACGCACTATCCTTTTAATAATNNNNNNNNNNNNNNNNNNNNNNNNNTCTTCATGACTCACTTTCTCTTCTTAGAATTTTATATCTGACCTTAATTGCTTTTATTTCCATTCTTGTAGTATTATTTTAGggacattttttcttttattttcaaaaagttgaagtataaaaattttaaatacatattttatctaaaataattttttaattattctacttctaaaatcgttttttTATTCTCctactaattaatttttgaaattatttagaTCATCTactatttaaataatatgacattGTCATTATTGATGTGacacttaaataatattttttagttgaataaaatatttttcacatcattattattgtagttaattttatttgtattttaaaatatttaatttttatttatttaaattttttaacaatttaaaatatttatataaaatatttaaatttattacatttttatattatttaatatttattttacttatttattaaactaataaagataaatttatgttattttatttataaatttaatatatttaaataaaatatattaaaatatatttttatctaacaataattttaaaatatttgaataaatatttaaaattttatttatttatttttaatattttaatatataaataaaaataattacaataataatgacATGACAATTATTatattcacataaaaaaaatctaaaaaatgcTGATATTATTAAGATGAACGTCTTCATCCCATTTCAAATTCGAaattgtgtgagttaattataaaGAAATTTATCGTcttttataagataaaaaaattatttaatagaagaccaaaaaaaaagttaaaaaatacataggctaaaactttatttttagcaaaataatagaaaaataaacttttgaaTCAAGAATCAATTAACACGTCATTATTTGAGTTAGTCACTCTCTCTATGGTTGGTTAGACAAATTTATCcataaaacgaaaaaaaaagtatttgttGTTATTGAGAAGATGACGTTAATGTGCGTATATTCAATTAcaatgatatatcaaaatatttgacaataaaaaaagaattattttcatcgaaattttataattttaaaaatatttttatgaatttacaAAATTCACCTACTAatctaattaattgtttatagaTTTATGACCAATTTAAATATTGACTCCCTAATGTGTTCACCCCCTGAATATAGaataaagtttgatgaattagtTAGATAATAGAGGAAGTGGGAGACGAAGTTGGGCTTTGAATTTGCACCTTTGGATGGACAAGTTTGGGCCAAACCCCGTGATCCGGTAACTACAACTGGTTCTTACGagagtttcacttttatttcgATTTTCCATTTCACTACTAGTTGTTGGAAGTTGGAACAGAGTCTTCCCACAAATTCCTATGCTCACAAACATGATTTTcgattttcctttttcttttaaatttgctGTTATGGAAATTTAACATGGTTTatctgataataataataacgaaCATCATCCAGGTTTCGAATTTGCTTACATAAATGTCAAATTGCTGCACAACTGATACTGATGCTCGCTTAATTGTAGTTCAACTTGGAACAACATGCACAGAggtaccttttttttttaacctaaCTATGATATCTCTTTATTGCATTATCAATTTATCAGTCACTTTCATAAAATTGGGAACTCAATTAAAAATGcccttttattattaatttattagtagtTTTCTTACGAAACATAAGAGGGTGAAACTCCTTATACTGTATTTCGCATTGTTTTATCATTTAATCGTCCTATTTACGAATGTagtttatgtaatttttgttcttctttttacCGATTTATTGTTGGGTTTAATGACCATGCATGCAATGTAGTTTTTACACCTGACAGCCAATTGATTTGGTGGTTATTTAATAATGACAGTTACAATTATCTAGTAAGATGATAAAATCGAGAGTTCCTATTCACTGACAGTGGAAAAAAAGAACTGATATCATACTATAACTGTGTTTTAGTTGTTGCGGCTAATCTAAAGGcaataatgatattttaattcgTGTTGATTAAACATTCAGTGCTCCTCATGCACTTATCACGTTCTATTATTGGTCAAAAGAGAGAAACAGACAGGAAAGAACAACACGATGAACACATGGTAAAGAAACAATAGAAAGTGAAGTTGTACTTTCTACATATACTCCCTTGGTCTTGTCTCTTGAAAATCTTGCCACTAATTGTAACTTTGTAAGATTAGACACATGAAATGACTATGAAGTTTCAAAAtctgagttttttttataaaataactgaTAACTGATATCAAACTACCAATCTGATTTGTGACATTGATGCAGATATTAGAACAACATGAAAAGTCATTGTCAATAGCTCATATGGAAGATAAGAAATACATCCAGAATTTGGAAAAAGAGCTGCTGAATTGTTCTCAAGAAATtggtatattttatttcttcatttttcatttttgatgGCATACATGCAGCTGCATGGATAAGTATATTGCATTGATGAACTTTCATTGGTATTAAAGAGTAATGTTTATTTTCTTCTTGGATATCATTTTGACCCGAATACTTCTTCCTAATAACTGTCTGATTCCCATGGAACACATTTATTTATAGAACAAAGCAATAAAGTTGAGGTTTTGTCGCtctttaatttgtattttgtaCAGATTATCTTCGGGATCAACTCAGTGCAAGAAACACAGAGGTGAACTATCTAGAAGAGCGTGTTCACAATCTTGAATTGAAATCGAAAGAGATGGAAGATTTACATGATGAAGTTTTTTTCAGCTTAAGGGAGGAGCTGAAAAGATCAAATTCAAAGCAGTTTTTCTTGATTCAGGAACTAGAGACTAAAGAAGTGAAATTAGAGCAGTCTGCTTTGTCCATGGAAAAGCTGGAGGAATCATTTTCATCCATGGCATTAGAATCTCAGTTTGAAGTCGAGAGTATGAAGCTTGATATGATGGCCTTGGAACAGAATTTATTTGAGGCCAAGAAAATCCAGGACGAAACTCTAGAAGAAAATAATAGAATGAGTACATTGATTGACGAGTTACAGGATGCATTGCAGGATGCACAAAAAACCATCATTTCTCTGAATGAAGAAAATAAGGAAACTAAAGAGAAGCTTGATACTGTCAACATGAACACGAGATTATTTTCTCAAAAGGTTAAAGACTGGCTGGAATACAAAGACAGACTGCAAATTGAGGATCAGTCTTCCGTGAGCGAATGTAGGAGAAAACCAGAGGACACAAGGTACatattttgaagttttgtaATGTCTATGACAAATTATAGGCGAAATTTGTTCAGTTAAGTAAGTTATTTTAATTGGCTTGACCTTTTATTTGATTGGTTAAGAGTGGAATTGCCACTTGTGTCACTTTAAACGAATAAAACGGAAATAGGGTTTTCTCAATCCTACTCTTTTTCATAATAAGTTTCCATTTTTACTTTAATGGTAAAACAAATTGAGGGCTACTTGACTGATAATTTATACACTATATGATCATAATTGATTACTGAATGTCTGATATTGTAACTGTTAATTGACTCAATTGCAACTTTTGGTATTTTGAATTTGTGTGATCCCAAAATAAATGGGTCGTATTCAGACAAATAAAGAAATGAGTAAATCCTTTACTACTTTATGTAAGTTGATTTATGTTTCCTTTGGCTCCCTATTCCTTGTTCTGATATTTAGTTCTTAATCATGTATCTTGAATGCAAAATGTTTGCAGCCATCATGCATATTGAAAGAACTACCTAGTTTTAATAGTTTAGATGAACTTCTACCTCATGAAAgcttttcaattaaaataagtatttaGTTTCTAACTCACGAAAAAGGCCTTTGAAGTTGTTATGTGTTTATGAAGAAGCTAAGTCACAGAGCTTCTAAAAAAATCAAGGAGCTGAAGTGGATTTCAAATTATGAGATAAGTTGTTAGTTAAAATACTTATGAATATTGTGagatcattttgatttttacttTTCTGTAAGTACTTGTGGGAAACTTTATCCATACTAGCTTTAAATATGGCTATAGGGATAGTTAGTTACTTATGGAAAAGATTTGATTACGTCTTTAATGGTGGTGCCTGATTGTTTTCCTTTTGTATTCACAGTTTTACAATTTAAGGTATACTTTAGCTAAACTTTTTAGTGATCGTTTAAAAATATTTCCTCAGAGTTTATGGAGAAATATTGGGTCCACTCATTGATATTTTAGCAATGAAGTTAGATCCAGCTGCTGAATTGAAAGGGAAGATGGGGATGTCCTGTCAGATCCAAGAATATGGCTTTCTTGTGGAGAAACTCAAGGTACGACTGTCCATCTAAAGCTTAATCATTGGAGTTATCAACGCAGAAGTAAGAGAACAAGTTTTATTTGGCATAATTTCATGATTCAAGTAATTAATTTGCACTTTGAGATGTATATAATATCTCAATTCCTTTACTAGGAAGAATTAGGAATGGAAAAGTTGAGGGCAAAAGAAGAAGCAGAGGACTTAGTTCAAGAAATGGCAGAGCTGAGATACCAATTAACAGGTCTGCTAGAAGAAGAACGTAAGCGCCGTGCTTGCATTGAACATGTGTCCTTGCAAAGAATTGCCGAGTTAGAGGCTCAGGTATGAAATTCGAAGTTAAAACTTCAAAATCTCTCATTTTCCTCTTATCCattagaagctattcgaattCGAAGTTGAAATATGAAATTCGAAGTTGtaacttttgttttctttttccttttttgtttttcattcaaGCTTCAAAGAAAGCATAAAAACCTCTAACTGCTATCAGATATCTCCTTGAAACATAGAGGCTGGCATTCTTCTAAGTCTTGCAGGACCGGCTTTAAAGAAAGTTCAAGGTTTGTATCAATGTATCTCAAAAGTTACCATCTTGACGTAAGAATAGTTTGCTAACTACAGGTGTCTACAAAGTGGAACTATTTAACTCAATGCTTGTTAGATTGAGTACAAAGTCCAGCATATAATTCTTATCTCATGTTGTTCTCAACCATGTGGTTTAGATCAAATGACCTTTGAGGCTTTGACCAGGTTCCCTTGTATACTAGAGGGGCAGTGTAGTAGAATTCTGGGTCCTTATAGCTGCATGCTATACATAACTCCTCTCTAGTCTGGCCATGGTCTGCACCAAATTCCGACTTTCCTCTGACCTGGAACCAGTTGATGAATATGAGTAGTTTTACGGAGAAACAAAAATAACAGAAGTTTCTAGTTAATTACGGCCAGAACATAGTCGAATGATAATGCAATGGGGTTCCCTCTGTGTCAGTTGTTAAAAAATGGAGTTTGCTACATTCTTTAGTCCCAAAAGTATTGAAGTTTTCTTCATGCTGGTTTCTACAGCATATGTGTACTATCAATCTTTCACTTTCGTTTATGACTCTTGTAAAGTGTTTCACAAGATCACTTTCATTAATTTGAATTGCTATTCTTTTGTAGAGTTTGTAGTTTGGAAAAGCATACGTGGCAAGAAAATTGATAGATTCTGGACACTGTTTTGCCTCTCAAGGAAAATTGAAATCTAGGATTTCTTCTTGTGCCTTGGTGTCAGCTTCTATTGAAGCCGAAAGATACAAAAGAAGCGAACTACATACCTTGAATGACACCAATTCCACCTTTCACCATCTCCACTGTTGTAGGACATCCTCGACCACCTCTTGACATTCCATTGTTGTTGTTTGACGTCCTCCAACATACGTTCTagtctaaacaaaatttaaaatgatgcCCTTTAATATTTACGAACGTTATAACAAGATCTAATATTTATCCACATGCATAATAAAATGATGAGTTTTATCCATCTTAACGGGTGGTTTGTTGAATAGAGCATTGTCATTTTTTTACGGAAAAGGTGAGAACTTTGTCATATATGAATCTATCTCAAAATCTTGGTACTTGCACGTATCTGATTTATACGAGAAGGaaaaaaactcataatttaaagaaaaagtgattgaatACATGGGTAGGGATTCTCTACCATAACTTTCTCTTTATTTCAATACAAAAACACAACAATAGTAAGCAACAACATTCATTCACGAGCAACAACAAGCACTTGTTTGCCAACATTACGACCATTAAAGATGCCAACCAAAGCTGCAGGTCCATTCTCAAGCCCCTCAGCTATGTCTTCCACATAAACAACCTTCCCTTCTCTGATATGAGGCAGGACAAACTCCAAGAATTTGTTATACAAGTGATAGAAATTAGCGACAACAAAACCTTCCATACGAATCCGCTTATATATGAGATGTGCCAAATTTGTTACACCTTCATGTTGATTAAGATTATACTGTGAAATCATTCCACACACGGGTATGCGACCATGGATTCTCATATTCAAGAGTACAGCATCAAGTGTCTTTCCTCCCACATTCTCAAAGTAAATGTCAATGCCTTCTGGAAAGTACCTGATATCAATCCACAATTCATTAGTGTCACATGTTACTAAGTGCAATAACTATACTATCTTATGTCGATAAACATATTGAACTAAAGTTTCTCCATCGCAAAA contains:
- the LOC101492257 gene encoding uncharacterized protein isoform X2, with amino-acid sequence MSNCCTTDTDARLIVVQLGTTCTEILEQHEKSLSIAHMEDKKYIQNLEKELLNCSQEIDYLRDQLSARNTEVNYLEERVHNLELKSKEMEDLHDEVFFSLREELKRSNSKQFFLIQELETKEVKLEQSALSMEKLEESFSSMALESQFEVESMKLDMMALEQNLFEAKKIQDETLEENNRMSTLIDELQDALQDAQKTIISLNEENKETKEKLDTVNMNTRLFSQKVKDWLEYKDRLQIEDQSSVSECRRKPEDTRVYGEILGPLIDILAMKLDPAAELKGKMGMSCQIQEYGFLVEKLKVRLSI
- the LOC101492257 gene encoding uncharacterized protein isoform X1, which codes for MSNCCTTDTDARLIVVQLGTTCTEILEQHEKSLSIAHMEDKKYIQNLEKELLNCSQEIDYLRDQLSARNTEVNYLEERVHNLELKSKEMEDLHDEVFFSLREELKRSNSKQFFLIQELETKEVKLEQSALSMEKLEESFSSMALESQFEVESMKLDMMALEQNLFEAKKIQDETLEENNRMSTLIDELQDALQDAQKTIISLNEENKETKEKLDTVNMNTRLFSQKVKDWLEYKDRLQIEDQSSVSECRRKPEDTRVYGEILGPLIDILAMKLDPAAELKGKMGMSCQIQEYGFLVEKLKEELGMEKLRAKEEAEDLVQEMAELRYQLTGLLEEERKRRACIEHVSLQRIAELEAQLQRKHKNL